Below is a genomic region from Granulicella sp. L56.
TTCAGCGTTCGGCTGCTGATTTGTCCGAATTAGTCAATGACCTCCTCGACCTTGCAAAGGTAGAGGCCGGGAAGGTCGATGTGAAGCCAAGACTGTTTGAAGTAAGTGAGTTTTTCGGTGCTCTGAGAGGCATGCTGAAACCGCTCCTGGCCGGAAATAGCCTCGACCTCATTTTCGAGTCAGCCTCAGATATCCCCACGTTATTTACTGACGAAGGCAAGGTATCTCAGATCCTACGTAACCTTATCTCCAACGCGCTCAAATTCACCCGCAAAGGTCATATCCGAGTGACGGCAGAAGGTGCTGCCGAAGGCCAGGTAATCTTTCGGGTCTCCGATACCGGCATCGGTATTTCAACTGAGGATCTCGAACGCATTTTCGAAGAGTTTGTTCAAATCGAAGGCGAGCTTCAAAGCCAGGTCAAAGGTACAGGGCTCGGTTTGCCGCTGTCGCGGAGGTTGGCCGGACTTCTGGGTGGAACTTTAGACGTCGAGAGTTCGCCAGGTCTGGGTTCGACCTTTGTGTTGAAAATTCCTGCCCGATTCGCTCAGTCTCAGCCGCAGGTAATAGCGCCTTCACCAATTGCCGAAGGGACTGGCGCTGCTATTCTTTTCATCGAGGACAACCGGGAAACAAGCTTCGTCCACCAGTCCGCTTTGAAAAATAGCAACTATCAAGCCGTTTTTGTTTCGAACATTCCAGAAGCGCGCATCGCGATGAAACAGATCAGACCCAGATTAGTGGTTTTGGATCGCTTGATCGACGAGAAGGATTGTCTTTATTACATTGATGAGCTGAAGGGCCAGGGATACAGCGGGCCGGTTCTCGTTGTCAGTGTGGTTGACGATGCGAAATCTGCGACGAATGCCGGAGCATCTGCGTTCCTCGCGAAGCCGGTGCCTCCGTTTACCTTACTGAATACCGTGCGCGAACTCATCGAAGAAGTACCCTCCAAGGCAATCCTTCTTGTCGATGATGATGAAGTGACGCGATATTTAGTAGGCGGTGCGCTGGCGAAAGTCGGTTACAGGATCCTCGAAGCTCATGGGGGCCGGGAAGCCGTCAAACTGATCTCCAGCGAAAATCCAGACGCGATCATTTTGGATATCGTAATGCCCGACATGACCGGCTTTGAAGTTTTGCGAGAAATACGCGGTGCGGCCCTATCCAAATCGATTCCAGTGATCGTGCACTCCTCTCGAGAGCTGTCTCA
It encodes:
- a CDS encoding ATP-binding protein, translating into MENRYEFPLLTIPLRHDRHVVHARQRARDIAAELGFEHQDQIRLATAASELARNAFRYAESGAVAFSVTKSTPQVFIISVTDKGHGIPNLAEILDGRYISKTGLGMGLIGTKRLMDHFHITATGIGTEVECGKILPSISREVTLPRVKTISAKLAGGNAVDPFDEIERQNQELLKTLAELKEKQDQLASLNQELEDTNRGVVALYAELEQHADDLRRVSDLKTSFLSNLSHEFRTPLNSISSLSRLLIGRTDGDLSTEQEKQVTYIQRSAADLSELVNDLLDLAKVEAGKVDVKPRLFEVSEFFGALRGMLKPLLAGNSLDLIFESASDIPTLFTDEGKVSQILRNLISNALKFTRKGHIRVTAEGAAEGQVIFRVSDTGIGISTEDLERIFEEFVQIEGELQSQVKGTGLGLPLSRRLAGLLGGTLDVESSPGLGSTFVLKIPARFAQSQPQVIAPSPIAEGTGAAILFIEDNRETSFVHQSALKNSNYQAVFVSNIPEARIAMKQIRPRLVVLDRLIDEKDCLYYIDELKGQGYSGPVLVVSVVDDAKSATNAGASAFLAKPVPPFTLLNTVRELIEEVPSKAILLVDDDEVTRYLVGGALAKVGYRILEAHGGREAVKLISSENPDAIILDIVMPDMTGFEVLREIRGAALSKSIPVIVHSSRELSQQERLLIADFDALIYSKQSFTKHGGPEGLVELLQSAGIGA